The bacterium genome contains the following window.
TCGCTCTGGGCCTGTCAACGCTTTTCCTGGGAGCGGCGCATGTCACGGTGATCCCGGTGGAGCTGCGGTTTTTCCCCATCTCAACAATGGCGGGAGTGGCGGCGGCCTTTGTCCCCATCCTTGGCAGTTGATGGACTTATAAGGTGTATTAAATCCACCAGGTAAGGAAGCAGCATCATGACGGAGAATAAACATCTGGTTCTCGCAGTAACGGGCGCGTCCGGCGCTTACGCGGCCGAACAATTGATCGCCGCATCGCCCTGGCCGGTGGCCCTCGTCGTAAGCCGGTGGGGGAAAACGGTGTTCGCTGAAGAGCGTGGAGACCTTGAACGACTGTTTTCCGGGGCCGACAGTATTCACGATAACGATGATCTCAGATCGCCCCTTGCTTCCGGGTCGGTGGCGACCCGTGGGATGGTCGTTCTCCCCTGTTCGACCCATACGCTGGGAAGTATTGCGGCTGGCCTGGGGAACACCCTGATTCCACGTGCGGCCCATTGTCACCTGAAAGAGCGGCGGACCCTGGTCCTCTGCCTGAGGGAATCGCCGCTGACCCTCATCGACCTGGATAACGCGAACAAAGTGGCGACGGCCGGGGGGATCATCATGCCCCTTTCCCCGCCATTTTTCATGTTCAGCGGCCGGCTCCCGGAAGAGATTTCACTCACCGACATCATGGACTCGTTTGTGGATCGGGTGCTGTCGGTATTCGGTCATGAACCAGGGCGGAATTGGGAGGATGTGCGATGATCTTTCCGGACCTGCGATCCTTCATTCAGCACCTTGAAGCACAAGGGGAACTGGTTCGCATCAGAGCCGAGGTCGATCCCGACCAAGAGATCAACATCATTCAGCATCGGGTCATGGCACATAACGGTCCTGCGCTTCTGTTCGAGAATGTCATCGGGTCCCCGTACCAGATCGTTTCCAATCTGTTCGGGACAAAAGACCGGGTCGAACGGGTGTTCGGTGGTCACCCGTCCGAAGTGGGTGAGACAGTCGTACGCCTTGCCGCAGGGATGATGCCGCCGCAAATCGAGACGATCTGGAAAGAGAGGCGCCGCATCCGGCGTCTGCTCAACGCCAGACTTCGCAACGTTTTTAAAGGTCCGGTAATGGCAACTGTTTCCGAGCCGGCCGACCTGGAATGTCTGCCGGTCTTGAAGTGCTGGCCGGAGGACGGTGGGCATTTCTTCACGCTTCCACTGGTTCATACGGTCGACCCCGTGACCGGTTGCGGCAACACCGGCATCTACCGTCTTCAGCGATACGGCCCCGGCTCAACGGGAATGCATTGGCAGATCGAAAAGGGCGGAGGATTTCATTTTCAAAAAGCCCGGGAACTCGGCCAGCCGCTTCCGGTCAGCGTTTTTCTCGGTGGCCCGCCCGCCCTGACCATTGCCGCTGTGACCCCGCTTCCAGAGGGGATGGACGAAAGGATACTGGCCGCCTTGCTTTTGGGAAAACCGCTTGACGTCATCAAGCGAACGAAAACAGGGCACCTGATTCCGGCACAGGCGGAGTTCGTGCTGGAGGGAACGGTAACGGACGGAGACTTGCGGCGGGAAGGTCCTTTCGGGGATCATTTCGGTCATTACTCCCACAGCGCCGATTTCCCGGTCTACCGGGTCCACCGGGTGCTGGCCCGCAAAAACGCGATTTATCCCGCCACTGTGGTGGGGAAACCGGTCCAGGAGGACTTTCACATCGGGGTCGCGCTTCAGGAAATGGCCATGCCTCTTCTGAAGCTGACCAGGCCCGCTGTAACAGCGATCTGGGCCTATCCGGAAACCGGTTTTCACCCCCTCGCCGTCATGGCAGTGAAGCAGAGATATCCGAGGGAAGCCCTGAAACATACTCTCGGAATGCTGGGTGAAGGCCAGGTCTCCCTGACCAAGATCATGATCACCGTCGACAGCGATGTGGACGTGAAGGATTTCGAGGCGGTGAGCCGAGCGCTCTGGCAGCATCTCGACACGGGAGACGGCTTGCACCTGCTTTCGCCCACGGCCCAGGACACCCTCGATTTCACCGGTCCGGCCATGAACTCCGGTTCCCGGCTTATTCTGATCGCCTGTCGGGGAAGCGGACGGCCGGTCCCAGGAGAGACACCGCCGCCGCCGCCGGAAGCCGACATGGTTGATCCCGGGATCCAGGGATTGAGGAAATGGGGTCCGGCGTTTCTCATGGTCCAACTGAAATCCGGCGGTGTGGACATCGACCGGGTCCGCCGATCGCTGGCGGCCCACCCGTCCACCAGCCAATACATGTTCCGCGTTCTTCTATCGCCGGATATCCCTCTGGACGACCCCACCATGACCCTCTGGGGTTGGTTCACGCGGTTCGATCCCCTGCTTGACATCCATCCTGCCGGACGCCGCCTGGATGGCAACCGTTTGATCCTCAACCTCCCGCTCGACATCGATGCGCGGTGGAAAGACGGCTACCCCAAACCGGTTCAATTCGATCCCGGGGTGGAGAAGAATGTGGATAAACGGTGGAAGAGCTTCGGGCTGGATTGAAAATGAAGACGATCATGAACGCCGCGTTTTCAACATCCATTGAAAAGGGCGCCGCCGGGCAGCGGTTGACCCGTGCAGAGGCCTTTGCCCTGATCGGGGCTGTCACACCCGACACGCTTCACCTTCTGGGGGAGGCCGCTCTGGAAAACCGGACACGGCGTTGGGGCAATGACGCGACCTATATCTTCAACATCCAGATAAACCCGGCGAACATCTGCACCACGGGATGCGCCTTCTGCAATTACGCTGCCCGTCCCGAAGAAGCGCACGCCTACATCCTCAGTGAAGAGGAGATCATCGAGAAAGTGGGAAAACTGGCCCCCACCGAGGTACACATCGTGGGCGGCTTGAACAGTGTGTGGCCCTATGAGCGCAACCTCGGCCTGGTCCGTGAACTGCGCAGGAGATTTCCTGTTCTTCATATCAAGGCGTTCACCGCAGTTGAAATTGCTTTTTTTGCCCGGACTGCGGCAAAGAGCGAGAGGAGGGTCATTGAAGAACTTATTGAAGCCGGCATAGACGCCATGCCCGGCGGCGGCGCGGAAATTTTTTCCGGGCGCCTCCGTGAAAAATACTGGAAGAACAAGATCAGGCCGTCCGAATGGATCCATATCCACCAACTGGCCCATTCAATGGGAGTGTCGACCAATGCGACCATGCTGTTCGGCTTCGGGGAAACCTGGACTGAAAGGGTGGAGCACCTGCTGACGCTCAGGGATGCCCAGGACACTTCAGATGGTTTTAGCTGTTTCATTCCCCTGGCGTTTCAGCCCGGTGAAGGTCGGTTTATCGAGCAGGGTCCGACCCCGCTCGACACCTTGTCCGTGCTTGCGGTGTCAAGGTTGGTACTGGACAATATCTCCCATCTTAAATCCTACTGGCCTATGATCGGACTCGAAACTGCAGCCGCCGGTCTTAGCTGGGGCGCCGATGACCTGGACGGAACCATCGGCGAGGAAAAAATAGCCCACATGGCAGGGGCAAAAACACCTTTTGGACTGGCGCGTGACCGGATGGTGGAAACAATTTCAACCGCAGGGTTCCGCCCACGGGAACGGGACGGCCGTTTCACGCCGATGAACGCCCCTTCCCCATCGACCGGTGTCCTGCCGGGTGACGTTACAGCATCGGACCAGGAGCCTGCCTGATAACCCCACAAAGACTCCTGGCAATGGTCAAGTGACGCGAGGTTCAACGATGACTCATCCTGTCGCAATTATCCCCTACACGAACATGGCGCCTCTACAGGTTTTCGGTCCTCCGCAGGGGTGCCGGTTCGTGCCGATGGTTCCCCGGGAGAGCATAACCGCCCTTCTGGAGAAACGTGTGATCGCCGCGGCTGTACCGGTGGGTGGGCTGCCGGCTCTCGACTCCGCCGTCGACCTGCTGGGGCCTTTCGGTATCGCCGCACGGGAACGGTCCATGAGCGTCCTGCTGTTTTCGAAGCGGCCGTTTGCCGATATCCCACCCGACGCCCGATTCCGATTGACCTCTGAATCCGCCTCCAGCGTCCGGCTCCTCTACCTTCTCCACGGATATCGAAACGGGTTTAAAAAAAAACCCACTTCGGCCGGTAACG
Protein-coding sequences here:
- a CDS encoding UbiX family flavin prenyltransferase codes for the protein MTENKHLVLAVTGASGAYAAEQLIAASPWPVALVVSRWGKTVFAEERGDLERLFSGADSIHDNDDLRSPLASGSVATRGMVVLPCSTHTLGSIAAGLGNTLIPRAAHCHLKERRTLVLCLRESPLTLIDLDNANKVATAGGIIMPLSPPFFMFSGRLPEEISLTDIMDSFVDRVLSVFGHEPGRNWEDVR
- a CDS encoding CofH family radical SAM protein; translated protein: MKTIMNAAFSTSIEKGAAGQRLTRAEAFALIGAVTPDTLHLLGEAALENRTRRWGNDATYIFNIQINPANICTTGCAFCNYAARPEEAHAYILSEEEIIEKVGKLAPTEVHIVGGLNSVWPYERNLGLVRELRRRFPVLHIKAFTAVEIAFFARTAAKSERRVIEELIEAGIDAMPGGGAEIFSGRLREKYWKNKIRPSEWIHIHQLAHSMGVSTNATMLFGFGETWTERVEHLLTLRDAQDTSDGFSCFIPLAFQPGEGRFIEQGPTPLDTLSVLAVSRLVLDNISHLKSYWPMIGLETAAAGLSWGADDLDGTIGEEKIAHMAGAKTPFGLARDRMVETISTAGFRPRERDGRFTPMNAPSPSTGVLPGDVTASDQEPA
- a CDS encoding UbiD family decarboxylase; translation: MIFPDLRSFIQHLEAQGELVRIRAEVDPDQEINIIQHRVMAHNGPALLFENVIGSPYQIVSNLFGTKDRVERVFGGHPSEVGETVVRLAAGMMPPQIETIWKERRRIRRLLNARLRNVFKGPVMATVSEPADLECLPVLKCWPEDGGHFFTLPLVHTVDPVTGCGNTGIYRLQRYGPGSTGMHWQIEKGGGFHFQKARELGQPLPVSVFLGGPPALTIAAVTPLPEGMDERILAALLLGKPLDVIKRTKTGHLIPAQAEFVLEGTVTDGDLRREGPFGDHFGHYSHSADFPVYRVHRVLARKNAIYPATVVGKPVQEDFHIGVALQEMAMPLLKLTRPAVTAIWAYPETGFHPLAVMAVKQRYPREALKHTLGMLGEGQVSLTKIMITVDSDVDVKDFEAVSRALWQHLDTGDGLHLLSPTAQDTLDFTGPAMNSGSRLILIACRGSGRPVPGETPPPPPEADMVDPGIQGLRKWGPAFLMVQLKSGGVDIDRVRRSLAAHPSTSQYMFRVLLSPDIPLDDPTMTLWGWFTRFDPLLDIHPAGRRLDGNRLILNLPLDIDARWKDGYPKPVQFDPGVEKNVDKRWKSFGLD